From a region of the Andrena cerasifolii isolate SP2316 chromosome 13, iyAndCera1_principal, whole genome shotgun sequence genome:
- the LOC143376015 gene encoding uncharacterized protein LOC143376015, producing the protein MKDVLEEYERYLRNRIDETDPCSCSQAMPNAYHQPRKGPASGHRHSRRIEHDPTFLPALEAFGNSEAVDSVETGCGRVPSTRNGFKKGNHWRGCQVRTEPFENFDYDSDTLAKSAQRGRDRVPRSEPRISRQPTEQTSKLVLTSAPLENVEDDREEAVKRNDNSLVPATVNTVRPTSTRRSDLQASLKCNADDASKLLDDGQKQTEGARFCKTRKPAAILRSSACRPNDEFPIIREEIQEDTHCEILVKGNDRGATVRKNVYAGGDLDLHASKNHILGLIDRALSNEFGTSMDPEGSMDPGRELTQQEICIEITRAMQGDCCQTLAEDLLSHRGPKADYIKHLKILRWEHMNHIQEEFRKLCSLQKFLDNCSPRQSLPTVQPHLGAVEQRPEERLQQQQRDEKLPGTIS; encoded by the exons ATGAAGGACGTTCTGGAGGAGTACGAGCGCTATCTGAGGAATCGGATAGACGAGACGGACCCGTGCTCGTGCAGTCAGGCGATGCCAAACGCGTACCATCAGCCGCGGAAGGGGCCGGCTAGCGGTCACAGGCATTCGCGCCGAATCGAGCACGATCCCACGTTCCTGCCCGCGCTGGAGGCCTTCGGCAATTCCGAGGCAGTCGACAGCGTCGAGACTGGCTGCGGGCGCGTGCCGTCGACGAGGAACGGTTTCAAGAAGGGCAATCACTGGAGGGGTTGCCAA GTGCGGACAGAGCCGTTCGAGAACTTTGACTATGACAGCGATACTCTGGCGAAGTCCGCGCAGCGCGGGAGAGATCGCGTTCCGAGATCGGAGCCACGGATTTCGAGGCAACCCACTGAACAGACGAGCAAGCTAGTTCTGACTAGCGCGCCTCTGGAAAACGtcgaggacgatcgggaggAGGCGGTGAAAAGGAACGATAACAGTTTGGTGCCTGCCACTGTTAACACGGTGCGACCGACCTCGACGAGGAGGTCTGATCTGCAGGCTTCCTTGAAGTGCAACGCCGATGACGCG TCCAAGCTCCTGGACGATGGTCAGAAGCAAACGGAGGGCGCGCGGTTTTGTAAAACGCGCAAGCCGGCTGCTATTCTACGGAGCTCCGCTTGCAGGCCGAACGACGAGTTCCCGATTATCAGGGAAGAGATACAGGAAGACACGCATTGCGAGATACTCGTTAAGGGCAATGATCGGGGGGCTACCGTCAGGAAGAACGTTTACGCTGGGGGTGATCTCGATCTTCACGCTAGCAAGAATCACATCCTCGGTCTGATCGATCGAGCTCTCAGTAACGAGTTTGGCACCTCGATGGACCCTGAAGGG AGCATGGACCCGGGCCGAGAGCTGACGCAACAAGAAATCTGCATCGAGATAACGCGAGCTATGCAGGGCGACTGTTGTCAAACGCTCGCGGAGGATTTGTTGAGCCATCGCGGGCCCAAGGCTGATTACATAAAGCATTTGAAGATCCTTCGATGGGAGCACATGAACCACATTCAGGAGGAGTTCAGGAAGCTGTGCAGCCTCCAGAAGTTTCTGGATAACTGCTCGCCGAGGCAATCGTTGCCCACGGTGCAGCCGCATTTGGGTGCAGTGGAACAGCGGCCAGAGGAGCGGTTGCAGCAACAGCAACGCGACGAGAAACTACCGGGAACGATTTCTTGA